A genome region from Glycine max cultivar Williams 82 chromosome 5, Glycine_max_v4.0, whole genome shotgun sequence includes the following:
- the LOC100798010 gene encoding dCTP pyrophosphatase 1 yields the protein MEYSNGFPRKRDVSLQELSKRLAEFAEVRGWDQYHNPRNFLLALVGEVGEHSEILQWKGEVAKGLPNWSSDDKEHLEEELSDVLLYLVRLADVCGLVLGQAALTKIVKNAQKYPVTSTNHTSNSTYN from the exons atggagtaCTCTAATGGATTCCCTAGAAAAAGAGATGTTTCTCTTCAGGAACTTAGCAAAAGGCTTGCTGAGTTTGCTGAAGTAAGAGGATGGGATCAATATCACAATCCCAGAAATTTTCTTTTAGCTCTT GTGGGAGAGGTGGGAGAGCATTCTGAGATCTTGCAGTGGAAAGGAGAGGTTGCAAAGGGATTGCCCAATTGGAGTTCTGATGATAAGGAGCACTTAGAGGAAGAGCTTTCAGATGTTTTGCTTTATTTAGTGCGTCTTGCTGATGTTTGTGGGCTAGTTCTTGGACAGGCTGCTCTGACTAAAATAGTGAAGAATGCTCAGAAATACCCAGTTACTAGTACTAATCACACCAGCAATTCCACTTACAACTAG